tgtgatttttgtgagtccgcctgtttgtctcgatgtgccctgcgattggctggcgatcagttcagggcgtaccccgtctcctgcccgttgacagctgggataggctccggcactcccgggggggaccctcgtgaggataagcggcaaagaaaatggatggattattaattttggacatttcttCCTTGTTAAATTTTGACCTTAATTTTGGAAATTACAACTGTAATCTCATGAAACTGCAACATTTTTTCCACTTGCAAATAAATACTTAAATCACTCAATTATGAAAATTTTTAACGTTACGTATccaaaattcaaattcattaCTACTTCACTCTTGTAACCTTACGACTACTTTCCCAGATAAAATCATGATTTttaagaaggtttttttttcttgatcatTTCACCATGTAGTGTAAggattttttattaattttttgtgtgtattttctatCTTTCTCTTGAAATCACAACTTCCCGGGTCACGCCCCTTTTGCTTTGTGACGTCACAACTTCCGTCACGCAGGATTTTGACCACCACTGCCCGTGGGTGAACAACTGCATCGGGCGGCGCAACTACCGctacttcttcctcttcctgttgTCCCTGAGCGGTCACATGGTTTGCGTGCTGGGCCTGGGTCTCCTCTTCGTCCTGCACCACTCGGACCAGCTGTGGAGGCTCCACAGCGCCGTCACGTATCCTTGCCGCGGGCGCGCCGACGCCGCGACGACCCAACGCCCGCTTTTCTTTCCTTAACGGGCGTTGGCGACAGTTTGGTCGTGATCGGCATATCGGGCCTGTTTCTCCTTCCGGTTCTGGGCCTGACGGGCTTCCACCTGTTCCTGGTGTCCCGGGGACGCACCACCAACGAGCAAGTCAGTCCACATTGCTAAACGCGCCGCTCGCGGAGTTAGCTAGTTCGCGGGTGCgctaatgacatttttgtcacaatgcAAAGTCCAAACATGCATttaatccatcaatatttcacataaaatgataaataacATGAAATCGTGGCTCAGTATAGCATGAGTCAGGAAAAGTGCTGAGCGCAATCGTGAAACTAAACCTTTATCTAGAGCGGCGTTCCTCTGGGAGATGTCGTTAGCCCACTGCAGTTCTCATTGGCTGTGTTTGATGATCCCGCAGGTCACCGGGAAGTTTCAGGGAGGGGTCAATCCCTACACGCGCGGCTGCTGTAACAATCTGGAGTACCTGGTGTGCAGTCCCTTCTCGCCCAGGTAACCcatctgtgccccccccccccaaaaaaaaatggccactttTTTGCCGCTCATAACATATTTGCCATAAAGTTTTGACACGTTTTAAAATGCATGCATTTCAGCTTCATTGAATAAAATGGTGACTTATTTTCtcctaattttacatttttttaacatcataaTGATTCAGCTACACTCTTGTAATACTTGTAACTTTGTTAATgtaaaatatggatttttttacgCCATAATGTTACTTAAATGATaacttttttcattatattatgactttgtttgaataaattttcattttcaaaataatttagcaacataattcatttacattttcacttttaGGGAAagtgcccacccccccccaaaaaaatattctgactTAATTGCTACTATAACATCTCATATTCGGCACAGTACAATTTTGTTGTAAAATAGCGTTCCGCCCTCAAAATGGTGGACCGATGTGCCCCCCCAGGTACTCGGCAAGACCTCGCAAGAAGTCCGTGATCCACATCCGGCCTCCCTTCCTGAGACCGGAGCCCGACAGGCAGCCGTCGGTCAAAGTGAGCGACAACGGCAAACACAGCCGAGCCTCCGCCGGACCGGAACCGCAGAAAAGCCCGCCCCCGTTGCCGCCCAAACCGGACCGGGGGCTGTTGAAGAGTCACCTGGCGGCCATGGAAGGTACAACAAGGCCAGCGAGGTCTTCTGTGATTGGAcctgctgccatctagtggtcgAACATTGCTAACGTGACTTCTGTGGCACCGATAGACGACCAAGAACTTATTTGGAgtgaacatttttgtcttttttcaaaattcctTCACATCTTTAGATATGGGCCACCACGCCAAATGCATCATCCCGGTCTCCATTCCCACGGTTCCGCAGCTGCGACCCGTCCTGGAGGCCATATCCCGAGGATCGTCACCCATTCCTCCGGAGCAGGTGCTTTCCCCGCCTTTCCGTTTTCTATTCTCTTTAGCGTCGCGGGGGTCGGGGGGCTACCCCGGCTGACTTTAGTCTGCACCTTGCGCTGGAGCAGTCCGTGGTGTGCCCCAAAAAGTGAGCTGGGGTAGGGTCCAGCTCTCACGGGAAAACCTCTGTCAAATTTGTTCATGTCATCCTGAATTTGTAGCTACTGAAGACCTGCGAGCCACCGGGGGACAGCAAAAGTCCGGACCTCCGCTTGGAGACCAACGGGAGCCCCTCGAGGGCAGCGTTGCCCCCCTCGCTGTCCCCCTTGCAGGCTGCCACCCTGACGCTCAGCTCGCGTTCCCTCAGCCTCAAACACGGCGGGCGCCACGTGAGCGCCAAGTCGCAGGGCAACCACGGCGGGGGCAGCTCCTACGACACCCTCGTTGCCACCGCCGACCCCCAGTGTCGCCCCCACCGAGGGCCTCCCCCGGTGGGCTACTTCATGAGCCTGGGTCCGGACGCGGGCGCGGCACAGCGCGGCCCTCACGCCTACAGCCCCGTCTTCGTGGGCGTCGCCCGTCATTCCCCTCAGCCCAGAGACCCGTCGCCTTCGCCGCAAGGTCTCCCTTCACGGGACCCCTCGTCGCCGTCCTTCCTCGGGTTCATCCAAAGGGAACCCTTGGCCTCCCTCCAGGACCTCCTGTCCAGGGAGCTCAGCCCGGCCCAAAGCCTCCGAGACGGCCCGCGGGACGCGAGTTTGACTCCTCCCGGCGCGTCGACCCGCTTCGACGGCCTCCCCAAAGCTCTCGCGGCTTCCGTTCACGAGCGGCGCGAGATGGAGGAGACGGAGCGGACGCTGCGCCTCCACGCCCGATCCCAAGCGCTGTACGGCCCGGACGCCTGCGTCTACGACATTCCCTGCCGGCGGAGTCTGCCGCCGGACCCCGGCCGACCGCAGGGGATCCGGGGTCCCACCCCGCCGGCCTACGGCTCCCGGGAGTTTCTGATGAGCACGGGCGTCTTGGGGTACGGCCCCAGGACGTCGCCCCTCTCCAGCTCGTCGCTCGCCCGGGGCCTCAAACCCCGTTCCTCCTCGCCAGGGTACTGCCAATCCGAGAGGCCCCCCGTCCCCCCGTCTACATGCACTCTGCCCCGTTTGCCCTCCTGCTCCACAGCTTCCTCCACCCCCCCTTACGCACTCTACGGGACGACCCAACGCTCCTCACTCAAGGACTCGTGAGTACCTAGTCCCCGCACTCTGCTGTGAAGGACAGCGATGCCTTGACTGGGACCTTTAATTCGCTCTGCGACCGCTTTCGTCACTCAAATCTCTTTGAAAGCAAGTTtactcattgaaatgaatgtaaaCGCCGATAATCCGTTCTAGCCCCATCAAAAAAACGTTCAAATTTGTTCAACTTTTCCACAATTCTCAGAGAGACGTTGGCACCCCGAGGCTGGCTTTTATCTACTCCTTCTTTTGTACATGTACTACCCTTAAAGGTAAAACTCCAACGCGCAAATACTACTGCACAGTCAAACCAGTTTCTTTACATCAAgggtgtcaaacccatttttctcacgggccacattgtagttccggtttccctcagaggggcgttatgactgtgaaacaacacaaatacttcgtcaatttatgatctactttttggaatctgaaatcaagggtaacgtgtttttccactaatcatgtttggtaacacaaaaaatgcttggggtatctcaactttatcatttatgattcgtgacatttttaaatatttctacacatttttacaagaacAATTGAAATCGACCCTCTAGATTTGacttcgcgggccgcataaaatcatgcggcgggcccccgggccatgagtttgacacctttccttgacatatttatgtttttatatattgCTTTAAAGAAAAAACTACATGTAAATACGTGGGGCTGGAATTTGTCATAagaattttaattcatttcgggccacataaaatcatgtggtgggccagatctggcccccgggccttgagtttgacacctgtgctttacatattcatgtttttatacattgcattaaaaaaaaatacgtggGGCTGGAATTTGTCATtagatttttaattaatttaaaaacatttattttataaacaaGTAAATTCATTTCGGCGCTTGGCCACAGAGTAAATTAAAGTCGGACGTTGCGGCATCAAAAAATTCCTTTCGCTATCAATGACTCACTCGAGCAGTTTTTGCGTGTATTTGGGACTAccccgtgtgtgtgtatttatgtatttgaggAAAGAATATATGATCAAATGTCATTTTGCGTGTAAAAAGGTGATCCTTCACCGAGTGCACCCCGTAAATCTGAATACAGACAGAaaccaatcttttttttaaatgtgttttgatattgcttttttttgtcatcgtcTCCCGAGTCATACAATTTGATAGTTgtttatatgaaaaataaacatattttgtaaGTCTCAAGGTTTTGTTTGGCTAGTGCGATTTAAGTCGGTGGAGTCATGTGGACTTTTCGTTAAGTACGCCCAAAATTGTGCCCTTGTGACGGTACGGTTTAGTTTTTAtgagttttaaatttaaatttaacaaTGGTCACTTATATTTGAGAAGGCAGAATTTATGATTCAtcttaaatgtatatatttgcaATTAATGATCCCATTGGATCTCAGGTGTAcctaacaatttttttcccattgattTTTGGTCAGGGCaggttggtaaagcgttggcctcacagttctgaggacccgggttcgatcccggacccaccatgtgtggagttttctccaggtgggcactccagtttcctcccacatctcgaaaatatggaaaattaattggacactctaaattgcccctaggtgtgattgtgagtgtgaatgtttgtctcgatgtgccgtgcgattgcccggcgaccagttcagggtgtaccccacctcctcacagatgacagctgggataggctccagcactccgggcgaccctcgtgaggataagcggcgaagaaaatgaatggatgtaaagATTTTTGGTCAAAGTGATAAAAACGCAATGGTGATGTTCGTAGTGCAGTTTTACAAGTTTACATTCGGCTCCCTCTAGCGGACATTTGAGGGAACGTCACAAAAACGGATGAAAATCGGGAATTTTGTTATGAGTGCACTGAAGCCTTACAGTAGATCATCATAAATGATATGTAAGTGCACATACTTCCAATTGTAGCCCAATTTTCTCTCCCAAAGTCATTTTAGGCGAACTGAAGACGCCAAATTGTCGGTAAGTCTGAACACAAATTTGGACCGTTTGCCTCGCAACTGATCGGCGACCAATCCCGGCTGTCCCGCTGTGATACGCTCAAACTCACCCCGATGAGGAAAAGCAGGagagaaaatggacggctggatGATTTAGCAACAaatgtaagcattttttgttgttgttgttgtttacagtCAAAACTTTTTCATCCTCAGTATCGGGCATCATCGTCATCGTTTGACTCCGTTTCCTCTCCCCATCCCTAAACAAacccctttgattttttttttttttttttttcctcttgtgccccccccccccccgaaaaaaaagtgCACGGCTGTCTGCCGCTGACCTAGATTTGGCCGCCTGACTGCCTCGCTCAGGGCTCATTGATATGCCTGATTGTCATTTCcttgcattcccccccccccaacagacAACGCCGAGCCGCGTCGGAAAACTGCTTCCGACGCTGCGCCGTTGCTCGGATCAAAAGGGGAACTTGCGGCGCAGCCATCCGAGGAGCTGTCACATTTGGTAAATATACCCaaaaataagtttaaaaaaaaaaaactgaaaaataataatacaaggaGACCTTTTGGTGCATTCAAGGCCAACTGTGACCTTCTAAAGTGTTAATATGCAGCAGTGGCCTCATACGAAATTGCACGCTCGCTGattgttgtgtgttttgtgttgtgcTGCGTGCGAGTTGCTTTAATTGGGACACAAAAGTGCGGCGAGTCCACGGGAAAGAAAAGGAGGATGAGAAAGACCCTGCAGAGTCCGGGTGGGCTCTTCGTCGCCATTCAGCCGAGGGGGCCCGGCGGCCTCctgtgtcgtcgtcgtcgtcgtcgctcgctgGCGCCGAGCTCGCGTGCACCTGTCACGCCCTGATAGAAGgatagagtgagagagagaaggaagggagggatAGATAGGAAGGGAAGGATAGACAGTGAGAGAGAAGGAGGGATAGAGAGGACGAGAGATGTAAGTAGGGAGGGAgggatagatagagagagaaagagagagagaggaaggaagggaaggataGGCAGTGAGAGAGAAGGAGGGATAGATAGAGAAAGGGAGGGATTGATAGAGAGGACGAGAGATGTAAGTAGGGATGGAGGGatagatggagagagagagagaggaaggaagggaaggattggCAGTGACAGAGAAGGAGAGAGATATAGATAGAGAGAGGGCGGGatggatagagagagagagagagacggataGATAGAGAGATCGAGAGATATAAGTAGGTAGAGAGGGAGTGTGGGATAGGTAGCGAGAGAGAAAGGGGGATGGATAGCGAGAGAGGGAGGGATCGAGAGAGGTGTAGGTAGGTAGAGAGAGAGATGTAAGTAGGTAGAAAGAGAAAGATAGAGAGAGATGTGTAGGTAGGTAGACAGAGGGGGattgatagagagagagagaaggggagggagattagatagatagatcat
This DNA window, taken from Syngnathoides biaculeatus isolate LvHL_M chromosome 17, ASM1980259v1, whole genome shotgun sequence, encodes the following:
- the zdhhc8a gene encoding palmitoyltransferase ZDHHC8B isoform X1 gives rise to the protein MERADGMASSGGGGADSLRASAFIPVCTAACLLVGSTSLFFVFTCPWVASTICPAVPPCCAVLFLFVLANFTMATFTDAGVLPTADDDEDKDDEFRAPLYKNVDVRGVQVRMKWCASCHFYRPPRCSHCSVCDRCVEDFDHHCPWVNNCIGRRNYRYFFLFLLSLSGHMVCVLGLGLLFVLHHSDQLWRLHSAVTLVVIGISGLFLLPVLGLTGFHLFLVSRGRTTNEQVTGKFQGGVNPYTRGCCNNLEYLVCSPFSPRYSARPRKKSVIHIRPPFLRPEPDRQPSVKVSDNGKHSRASAGPEPQKSPPPLPPKPDRGLLKSHLAAMEDMGHHAKCIIPVSIPTVPQLRPVLEAISRGSSPIPPEQLLKTCEPPGDSKSPDLRLETNGSPSRAALPPSLSPLQAATLTLSSRSLSLKHGGRHVSAKSQGNHGGGSSYDTLVATADPQCRPHRGPPPVGYFMSLGPDAGAAQRGPHAYSPVFVGVARHSPQPRDPSPSPQGLPSRDPSSPSFLGFIQREPLASLQDLLSRELSPAQSLRDGPRDASLTPPGASTRFDGLPKALAASVHERREMEETERTLRLHARSQALYGPDACVYDIPCRRSLPPDPGRPQGIRGPTPPAYGSREFLMSTGVLGYGPRTSPLSSSSLARGLKPRSSSPGYCQSERPPVPPSTCTLPRLPSCSTASSTPPYALYGTTQRSSLKDS
- the zdhhc8a gene encoding palmitoyltransferase ZDHHC8B isoform X2, with the protein product MERADGMASSGGGGADSLRASAFIPVCTAACLLVGSTSLFFVFTCPWVASTICPAVPPCCAVLFLFVLANFTMATFTDAGVLPTADDDEDKDDEFRAPLYKNVDVRGVQVRMKWCASCHFYRPPRCSHCSVCDRCVEVTGKFQGGVNPYTRGCCNNLEYLVCSPFSPRYSARPRKKSVIHIRPPFLRPEPDRQPSVKVSDNGKHSRASAGPEPQKSPPPLPPKPDRGLLKSHLAAMEDMGHHAKCIIPVSIPTVPQLRPVLEAISRGSSPIPPEQLLKTCEPPGDSKSPDLRLETNGSPSRAALPPSLSPLQAATLTLSSRSLSLKHGGRHVSAKSQGNHGGGSSYDTLVATADPQCRPHRGPPPVGYFMSLGPDAGAAQRGPHAYSPVFVGVARHSPQPRDPSPSPQGLPSRDPSSPSFLGFIQREPLASLQDLLSRELSPAQSLRDGPRDASLTPPGASTRFDGLPKALAASVHERREMEETERTLRLHARSQALYGPDACVYDIPCRRSLPPDPGRPQGIRGPTPPAYGSREFLMSTGVLGYGPRTSPLSSSSLARGLKPRSSSPGYCQSERPPVPPSTCTLPRLPSCSTASSTPPYALYGTTQRSSLKDS